From the Treponema sp. J25 genome, one window contains:
- the lexA gene encoding transcriptional repressor LexA, giving the protein MKDLTQRQQEVLSFISGFTAEHSYPPTIREIAQHFSISVKGAYDHLNALKKKGFLRLEDKRSRTIGIIQPPREEEPHTVCIPILGTVAAGKPILAEENWEGTVEVPRSMLKAQKEYFALQVRGDSMIEAGILDGDTAIIEKSPIAHNGEIVVALVDEAVTLKRFFKEANRIRLQPENPHFSPIYSQNVQILGRLHSIIRYYH; this is encoded by the coding sequence ATGAAGGACCTGACCCAACGACAACAGGAAGTTCTCTCCTTCATCAGTGGTTTTACTGCAGAACATTCCTATCCCCCTACCATCAGGGAAATAGCGCAACACTTTTCGATTTCCGTAAAAGGAGCCTATGATCATCTTAATGCCTTAAAAAAGAAAGGGTTCCTGCGTCTCGAGGACAAACGATCCCGCACGATCGGAATCATTCAACCTCCCAGAGAGGAAGAGCCCCATACGGTGTGCATTCCCATTCTGGGGACCGTTGCGGCGGGCAAGCCTATCCTGGCGGAAGAAAACTGGGAAGGGACGGTGGAAGTGCCCCGGAGCATGCTCAAAGCTCAGAAGGAATATTTTGCCCTCCAGGTGCGGGGGGACTCGATGATAGAAGCGGGAATCCTTGATGGAGACACGGCAATCATAGAAAAAAGCCCCATAGCCCATAATGGAGAAATTGTGGTTGCCCTGGTAGACGAAGCGGTAACGCTGAAACGTTTTTTCAAAGAGGCCAATCGTATCCGTCTGCAACCCGAAAATCCCCATTTTTCTCCGATATATAGCCAGAATGTTCAGATTCTGGGTCGACTGCATAGCATTATTCGCTATTATCACTAG